From Streptomyces yatensis, one genomic window encodes:
- a CDS encoding NAD(P)-dependent oxidoreductase, giving the protein MSMHSEHSAVTVLGLGPMGRALAGAFLDAGLRTTVWNRTPGKDEELIERGAVSARSAEEAVTASELTVVCVVNYDASDAILRRDTVTDALKGRTVVNLSADTPDRARDTADWAAGHGIRYLDGAIMTPTTTMGTPASVFIHSGPAELYQEHRPVLEALPGSHTHLGEEIGRAAAYDIALLDIFWTAMAGYAHALAVARAEGISARELAPFAKGIGAILPPLFEETAEEMDRGTFSGEGNPMTSGASTMAHIVHTSEAHGIEAGVMRAAEGMTRRAIGLGHGTEGFIRVAEVLGRQR; this is encoded by the coding sequence ATGTCTATGCACTCCGAACATTCTGCCGTCACCGTGCTCGGTCTGGGTCCGATGGGCCGCGCCCTGGCCGGTGCGTTCCTGGACGCCGGGCTGCGGACCACGGTCTGGAACCGGACGCCGGGCAAGGATGAGGAGCTGATCGAGCGGGGGGCGGTCAGTGCGCGATCGGCGGAAGAGGCCGTCACCGCAAGTGAGTTGACCGTGGTCTGCGTGGTGAACTACGACGCGTCGGACGCGATCCTGCGGCGGGACACGGTCACCGACGCACTCAAGGGACGCACCGTGGTGAACCTGAGCGCGGACACTCCGGACCGGGCCCGGGACACCGCGGACTGGGCGGCCGGCCATGGCATCCGATACCTCGACGGCGCGATCATGACGCCGACCACCACCATGGGAACACCTGCCTCGGTGTTCATCCACAGCGGCCCCGCGGAGCTCTACCAGGAGCACCGGCCCGTGCTGGAGGCACTGCCCGGTAGCCACACCCACCTCGGCGAGGAGATCGGCCGGGCAGCGGCGTACGACATCGCGCTGCTCGACATCTTCTGGACGGCGATGGCGGGCTACGCGCACGCCCTGGCGGTGGCGCGGGCGGAGGGGATCAGCGCCCGGGAGTTGGCGCCCTTCGCCAAGGGCATCGGTGCGATCCTTCCGCCGCTCTTCGAAGAGACCGCGGAGGAGATGGACCGCGGCACCTTCTCCGGTGAGGGCAACCCGATGACCTCGGGCGCATCGACCATGGCCCATATCGTCCACACCTCCGAGGCGCACGGCATCGAGGCGGGGGTGATGCGCGCGGCCGAGGGCATGACCCGCCGCGCCATCGGGCTGGGCCATGGCACGGAGGGGTTCATCCGCGTCGCCGAGGTACTGGGCCGACAGCGGTAG
- a CDS encoding winged helix-turn-helix transcriptional regulator: MTRSRAQDTNVCGVTAAIVVIEGKWKTALLWALESGPHRPGELRRRLPGLSEKVLTQALREMESDGLVHRDVHDVLPLKTVYSLTAFGRDLSEALAPLSDWGHRRLEKLAEARSDP; this comes from the coding sequence ATGACACGCAGTCGTGCTCAGGACACGAATGTCTGCGGAGTGACCGCCGCGATCGTCGTGATCGAGGGCAAGTGGAAGACCGCCCTGCTCTGGGCGCTGGAGTCCGGACCGCATCGTCCCGGCGAGCTGCGCCGGCGGCTGCCGGGCCTCAGCGAGAAGGTGCTGACTCAGGCGCTCCGTGAGATGGAGAGTGACGGGCTGGTGCACCGGGACGTGCACGATGTGCTGCCCCTGAAGACCGTGTACTCCCTGACCGCGTTCGGCCGTGACCTCTCCGAGGCGCTGGCACCCCTGTCCGACTGGGGCCACCGCCGCCTGGAGAAGCTGGCCGAGGCCCGGTCGGACCCCTGA
- a CDS encoding VOC family protein, producing MDADDRSTLARGRVATRLPAQDLDRARRFYSERLGMEPVDERPGGLLYRCGGAEFVLFRSTGASPGTFTQMAWEVDDIETAVRELRRRGVVFEDVDVAGFRTTEGIAEIEGNYPSKGARGERGAWFRDSEGNLLGVGQLVM from the coding sequence ATGGACGCAGACGACAGAAGCACCTTGGCCCGCGGACGTGTGGCGACCAGGCTTCCGGCCCAGGACCTCGATCGGGCGCGGCGTTTCTATTCCGAGCGGCTCGGTATGGAGCCGGTCGACGAACGGCCCGGTGGGTTGCTGTATCGCTGCGGAGGCGCGGAGTTCGTGCTCTTCCGGTCGACGGGAGCCTCCCCCGGCACATTCACTCAGATGGCGTGGGAAGTCGACGACATCGAGACGGCGGTGAGGGAGCTCAGACGACGCGGCGTGGTGTTCGAGGACGTCGATGTGGCGGGGTTTCGGACGACGGAGGGGATCGCCGAGATCGAGGGCAACTACCCCAGCAAGGGTGCGCGGGGTGAGCGCGGGGCCTGGTTCCGTGACAGCGAGGGGAATTTGCTGGGCGTCGGCCAGTTGGTCATGTGA
- a CDS encoding CGNR zinc finger domain-containing protein, producing the protein MVTEGVPTSAPLLGEPLPVELMNTVTADRGHTHDALDSDVGAAAWLRAVAGRLGAETVIEAGRLDEDAVRPVAGTLRALRDALRQLAAETTEDPRPPATAPELARPEAITTLNALAPAWPELVWPADGPPSRAYRGPGTAAELAVQLIAHQAVELFTGPDRERLRPCLAPNCLLFFVKHHARREWCSPACGNRVRVARHYRRHHTGPQS; encoded by the coding sequence ATGGTGACCGAGGGGGTGCCCACGAGCGCGCCGCTGCTGGGTGAACCGCTGCCGGTTGAGCTGATGAACACCGTCACCGCCGACCGCGGCCACACCCACGACGCCCTCGACAGCGACGTCGGCGCCGCGGCCTGGCTGCGCGCGGTGGCCGGCCGGCTCGGAGCCGAGACCGTGATAGAGGCCGGCCGGCTCGATGAGGACGCGGTGCGCCCGGTCGCCGGGACACTCCGGGCGTTGCGTGACGCGCTGCGACAGCTGGCCGCGGAGACGACCGAGGACCCGCGCCCTCCGGCCACCGCGCCGGAACTGGCACGACCGGAAGCGATCACCACGCTGAACGCCCTCGCACCTGCCTGGCCCGAGCTCGTCTGGCCCGCCGACGGGCCACCGTCACGTGCCTACCGCGGCCCCGGGACGGCCGCGGAGCTTGCCGTACAGCTCATCGCGCACCAGGCGGTCGAGCTCTTCACCGGCCCCGACCGCGAGCGTCTGCGCCCCTGCCTGGCCCCCAACTGCCTGCTCTTCTTCGTCAAGCATCATGCGCGCCGGGAATGGTGCTCCCCGGCGTGCGGCAACCGCGTGCGCGTCGCCCGCCACTACCGGCGCCACCACACAGGTCCACAGAGCTGA
- a CDS encoding alpha/beta hydrolase family protein has translation MRSEKVEFRGSQGAVLAARLELPEDEPRAYALFAHCFTCGKDQVAATRISRALTEFGIAVMRFDFTGLGGSGGDFGNTHFSSNVDDLVFADEYLRTHFEAPTLLIGHSLGGAAVLAARHRIPRIRAVATIAAPFSPDHVLHLLGSDRAEIERQGQAEVSLAGRMFRIRRQFLDDIGAQPQAERIAHLDAALLVFHSPSDELVGVDNARRIFDTARHPKSFVALDGANHLLTNPADTRYVATVLAAWAGRYVLSPTPLGDRPYRD, from the coding sequence ATGCGGAGCGAGAAGGTCGAGTTCCGTGGGTCGCAAGGGGCGGTACTCGCCGCGCGGCTGGAACTGCCCGAGGACGAGCCGCGGGCGTACGCCCTCTTCGCCCACTGCTTCACCTGCGGCAAGGACCAGGTCGCGGCCACCCGGATCTCACGCGCGCTGACCGAGTTCGGCATCGCGGTGATGCGCTTCGACTTCACCGGCCTCGGCGGCTCCGGAGGAGACTTCGGGAACACCCACTTCAGCTCCAACGTGGACGATCTGGTGTTCGCCGACGAGTACCTGCGAACCCACTTCGAGGCCCCCACCCTCCTCATCGGCCACTCGCTCGGCGGTGCGGCGGTCCTCGCCGCGCGACACCGCATCCCTCGGATACGAGCGGTGGCCACGATCGCCGCACCCTTCAGCCCCGACCATGTGCTGCACCTGCTCGGGAGCGACCGTGCGGAGATAGAGCGGCAGGGCCAGGCCGAGGTCTCCCTGGCGGGCCGCATGTTCCGTATCCGGCGGCAGTTCCTCGACGACATCGGCGCCCAGCCGCAGGCCGAACGCATCGCGCACCTCGACGCCGCGCTGCTGGTGTTCCACTCGCCGTCGGACGAGCTGGTGGGCGTGGACAACGCGCGGCGCATCTTCGACACCGCCCGCCACCCCAAGTCCTTCGTCGCCCTCGACGGAGCCAACCACCTGCTCACCAATCCGGCCGACACGCGGTACGTAGCCACCGTGCTCGCCGCCTGGGCCGGTCGCTACGTGCTCAGCCCGACCCCACTTGGCGATAGGCCATATCGGGATTAG
- a CDS encoding MFS transporter, whose amino-acid sequence MGWTTERRRAGAEGALPSYGDGGPGPRYKWIALSNTTLGVLIATINISIMLIALPDIFRGIGVDPLRPGNTSLLLWLIMSYMVVTAVLVVSFGRLGDMFGRVRMYNLGFAVFTVFSVLLSVTWLQGTSGALWLIGMRVLQGVGGAMLMANSNAILTDAFPADQRGLALGLNQVAGIAGSFIGLILGGLLGPLDWHLVFLVSVPIGLFGTVWAYLKLRDTGVRTPARLDWWGNITFAIGLIAVLSGITYGIQPYAGHTMGWGNPWVIAAIAGGVAVLGLFCVIENRVAQPMFHLGLFRIRAFTAGNVASLLAALGRGGLMFILIIWLQGIWLPRHGYGFEETPLWAGIYMLPLTIGFLIAGPFSGWASDRFGARTFTTGGMLLAAATFVALEELPVDFGYPVFAAILLVNGIAMGLFSSPNRAAIMNSLPPDQRGVGAGISTTFQNSATVLSIGIFFSLMIAGLAGSLPGALTHGLTAEGVPAADAARVAALPPVGVLFASLLGYNPVRTLLGPQVLDHLPAHHAAYLTGRGFFPALISPPFSQGLSAAFDFAIVACLVAAVASLLRGGRYVHKGGPKPLAPAGVAAARGGTADTAGTEDVADTSRHPAPAPRQPPPPKSGPPPPHPSSPPSSPGGGTGPPPEEPR is encoded by the coding sequence GTGGGTTGGACGACCGAGCGGCGCAGGGCCGGAGCTGAGGGGGCCCTTCCGTCCTACGGCGATGGCGGCCCGGGGCCGCGGTACAAGTGGATCGCCCTGTCCAACACCACGCTGGGCGTCCTGATCGCGACGATCAACATCTCGATCATGCTGATCGCGCTCCCGGACATCTTCCGTGGCATCGGCGTGGATCCGCTGCGCCCCGGGAACACCAGCCTGCTGCTGTGGCTGATCATGAGCTACATGGTGGTCACCGCCGTGCTCGTGGTGAGCTTCGGGCGGCTGGGGGACATGTTCGGCCGGGTGCGGATGTACAACCTGGGGTTCGCGGTCTTCACCGTGTTCTCCGTGCTGCTCTCCGTGACCTGGCTGCAGGGCACCTCCGGCGCGCTGTGGCTGATCGGGATGCGGGTGCTGCAGGGTGTGGGCGGCGCCATGCTGATGGCCAACTCCAACGCCATCCTGACCGACGCCTTCCCCGCCGATCAGCGTGGTCTCGCCCTGGGGCTGAACCAGGTGGCGGGGATCGCCGGGTCCTTCATCGGACTGATCCTGGGTGGGCTGCTCGGTCCGCTCGACTGGCACCTGGTGTTCCTGGTCTCGGTCCCCATCGGGCTGTTCGGCACGGTCTGGGCGTACCTGAAGCTGCGGGACACCGGAGTGCGCACCCCGGCCCGGCTGGACTGGTGGGGCAACATCACCTTCGCCATCGGCCTGATCGCCGTGCTGTCCGGCATCACCTACGGCATCCAGCCCTACGCCGGTCACACCATGGGCTGGGGCAACCCCTGGGTGATCGCCGCGATCGCCGGGGGAGTGGCGGTGCTCGGCCTGTTCTGCGTGATCGAGAACCGGGTCGCGCAGCCCATGTTCCACCTGGGTCTGTTCCGTATCCGCGCGTTCACCGCCGGAAACGTGGCCAGTCTGCTGGCGGCACTGGGACGCGGTGGCCTGATGTTCATCCTGATCATCTGGTTGCAGGGCATCTGGCTGCCCCGCCACGGTTATGGCTTCGAGGAGACCCCGCTGTGGGCGGGCATCTATATGCTGCCGCTGACCATCGGGTTCCTGATCGCGGGACCGTTCTCCGGCTGGGCCTCCGACCGGTTCGGTGCCCGTACGTTCACCACCGGCGGGATGCTGCTGGCCGCCGCCACCTTCGTGGCTCTGGAGGAGCTGCCGGTGGACTTCGGCTATCCGGTGTTCGCCGCGATCCTGCTGGTCAACGGGATCGCCATGGGCCTGTTCAGCTCGCCGAACCGGGCGGCCATCATGAACAGCCTGCCGCCCGACCAGCGCGGGGTGGGCGCCGGAATCAGCACCACCTTCCAGAACTCGGCCACCGTCCTGTCCATCGGCATCTTCTTCTCCTTGATGATCGCCGGGCTCGCCGGTTCGCTCCCCGGCGCCCTCACCCACGGCCTGACCGCGGAAGGTGTCCCGGCCGCCGACGCGGCCCGGGTCGCGGCCCTGCCGCCGGTCGGGGTGCTGTTCGCCTCGCTGCTCGGCTACAACCCGGTCAGAACGCTGCTCGGACCGCAGGTGCTCGACCATCTGCCCGCCCACCACGCGGCCTATCTCACCGGGCGCGGCTTCTTCCCGGCGCTGATCTCCCCGCCGTTCTCCCAGGGCCTGTCCGCCGCGTTCGACTTCGCCATCGTGGCCTGTCTGGTGGCCGCCGTGGCATCGCTGCTGCGCGGCGGGCGGTATGTGCACAAGGGCGGGCCGAAGCCGCTTGCCCCGGCGGGGGTGGCCGCCGCCCGGGGCGGCACCGCGGACACCGCCGGTACCGAGGACGTCGCGGACACTTCCCGCCACCCGGCGCCCGCGCCCCGGCAACCGCCCCCGCCGAAGTCCGGGCCACCGCCCCCGCATCCGTCATCGCCTCCGTCGTCACCCGGCGGGGGAACGGGACCACCACCCGAGGAGCCGAGATGA
- a CDS encoding MarR family winged helix-turn-helix transcriptional regulator — translation MTALDPTTPGPNAPGPNAPGPNAPGPDTSGANTPSPAVPESAELAERLRSALQHLLPGLRGTRGEHGDLTPTRQAALGALDTHGPMRISALATRLGIALPTTSRMVDLLDASGWIERTPDPEDRRASLIALTDPGRQLLHTVRHEAAARLAARIETLSPEEQRALYTALPALESLADSTNPPTKA, via the coding sequence ATGACCGCGCTCGACCCCACCACCCCGGGCCCCAACGCCCCGGGCCCCAACGCCCCAGGCCCCAACGCCCCGGGCCCTGACACCTCAGGTGCCAACACCCCGAGTCCCGCCGTTCCGGAATCGGCGGAGCTGGCCGAACGGCTGCGTTCCGCCCTTCAGCATCTGCTCCCCGGCCTGCGGGGCACCCGGGGCGAACACGGCGATCTCACCCCCACCCGCCAGGCGGCCCTGGGGGCGCTCGACACCCACGGCCCGATGCGCATCAGCGCCCTCGCGACCCGGCTGGGCATCGCCCTGCCGACCACGTCCCGCATGGTCGATCTGCTCGACGCCTCCGGCTGGATCGAGCGCACCCCCGACCCCGAGGACCGCCGTGCCAGCCTGATCGCGCTCACCGACCCCGGCCGTCAGCTCCTCCACACCGTGCGCCACGAGGCCGCCGCCCGGCTCGCCGCGCGGATCGAGACGCTGAGCCCCGAGGAGCAGCGGGCGCTGTACACCGCGCTGCCCGCCCTGGAGTCCCTGGCCGACTCCACGAACCCGCCCACGAAGGCGTAA
- a CDS encoding class I SAM-dependent methyltransferase, with protein sequence MNQEEIWDVDAAQRYDTPGTGMFAPEVLEPAVDRLAELADGGAALEFAIGTGRVAVPLAERGVPVTGIELSLPMIRQLRTRADEATIPVIVGDMATSAAPGEYTLVYLVYNTISNLLTQAEQVECFRNAARHLAPGGRFVIELWVPELRKLPPGQTATVCQTEPGYIGLDTYDVLHQHVVSHHFRFDDGKQARLTRSPHRYIWPAELDLMAQLAGFELETRHADWSGAEFTAESRSHVSVYRIPPN encoded by the coding sequence ATGAACCAGGAGGAGATCTGGGACGTCGACGCCGCCCAGCGCTATGACACGCCCGGTACGGGCATGTTCGCGCCCGAGGTCCTGGAGCCGGCCGTGGACCGGCTGGCCGAGCTCGCGGACGGCGGAGCGGCACTCGAATTCGCCATCGGCACCGGCCGGGTGGCCGTCCCGCTCGCCGAACGAGGGGTCCCTGTCACCGGGATCGAGCTGTCGCTTCCGATGATCCGTCAACTGCGCACCAGGGCGGACGAAGCGACGATCCCCGTGATCGTGGGCGACATGGCGACTTCCGCGGCTCCCGGGGAGTACACACTCGTCTATCTCGTCTACAACACCATCTCCAACCTGCTCACCCAAGCCGAGCAGGTGGAGTGCTTCCGCAACGCCGCCCGCCATCTCGCGCCCGGTGGCAGGTTCGTGATCGAACTCTGGGTGCCCGAGCTGCGCAAGCTCCCGCCGGGCCAGACCGCCACCGTCTGTCAAACCGAGCCCGGCTATATCGGGCTGGACACCTACGACGTACTGCACCAGCACGTCGTCTCACACCACTTCCGGTTCGACGACGGCAAGCAGGCTCGGCTGACCCGCAGTCCGCACCGGTACATCTGGCCGGCCGAACTCGATCTCATGGCTCAGCTGGCCGGATTCGAGCTGGAGACCCGGCATGCGGACTGGTCAGGCGCCGAATTCACCGCCGAGTCGCGCTCTCACGTCTCCGTCTACCGCATCCCGCCGAACTGA
- a CDS encoding alpha/beta hydrolase: MPFFDPELGAALESLGNGPREPVTPANLAARQERDAATRPRPTAEDLRADGRFDVAELTVPGLRDGPDVTLVSVRPAGREGPLPLLYYLHGGAMIMGNAWSVLPRILREWVLPLDMAVISVAYRLAPRTRYPGPLEDCYAGLLWATGHAAELGIDTDRVIVGGKSAGGGLAAALALLVRDRGGPGILGQLLLCPMLDDRGCTFSSHQMSGLGMWDLISHETAWKALLGDRYGAADLPPYAAPARATDLAGLPPAFIDVGSAEMFRDEDVAYANAIWRAGGQAELHVWPGAYHGFDGLAPRAAISKDARDARTRWLRRLLAHSRSTEPGSGGSAGPGAKAVDTAYPCGEW; the protein is encoded by the coding sequence GTGCCTTTCTTCGACCCCGAACTGGGTGCCGCGCTGGAGTCCTTGGGCAACGGGCCCAGAGAGCCGGTCACTCCCGCGAATCTGGCGGCCCGGCAGGAGCGGGATGCCGCGACCCGCCCCCGGCCGACGGCCGAGGACCTCCGGGCCGATGGCCGTTTCGACGTGGCGGAGCTCACCGTGCCGGGGCTGCGGGACGGCCCCGATGTCACGCTGGTGAGTGTGCGGCCCGCCGGGCGGGAAGGACCGCTGCCGCTGCTGTACTACCTGCACGGCGGCGCGATGATCATGGGCAACGCATGGTCGGTGCTGCCGCGGATCCTGCGCGAGTGGGTCCTCCCGCTGGACATGGCCGTCATCTCGGTCGCGTACCGGCTGGCACCGCGCACGCGGTATCCCGGACCGCTGGAGGACTGCTACGCGGGACTCCTCTGGGCCACCGGGCACGCCGCCGAACTGGGCATCGACACGGACCGCGTCATCGTCGGCGGGAAGAGCGCCGGTGGCGGGCTCGCCGCGGCCCTGGCCCTGCTGGTCCGTGACCGCGGCGGTCCCGGCATCCTCGGGCAGTTGCTGCTGTGCCCGATGCTGGACGACCGCGGGTGCACGTTCTCCAGCCACCAGATGTCGGGCCTCGGGATGTGGGATCTCATCTCCCATGAGACCGCCTGGAAGGCGCTCCTGGGTGACCGCTACGGCGCGGCGGACCTGCCGCCCTACGCGGCCCCTGCCCGCGCCACGGACCTTGCCGGTCTCCCTCCGGCGTTCATCGACGTCGGCTCGGCGGAGATGTTCCGCGATGAGGACGTGGCGTACGCGAACGCGATCTGGCGGGCGGGCGGCCAGGCCGAACTGCACGTATGGCCCGGTGCCTATCACGGTTTCGACGGCTTGGCGCCGCGGGCGGCCATCAGCAAGGACGCACGCGACGCCCGGACCCGCTGGCTGAGGCGCCTCCTCGCGCACTCCAGGAGCACAGAGCCGGGGTCCGGGGGATCCGCGGGCCCCGGGGCAAAAGCAGTGGACACCGCGTACCCCTGCGGTGAATGGTGA